A stretch of Mytilus edulis chromosome 11, xbMytEdul2.2, whole genome shotgun sequence DNA encodes these proteins:
- the LOC139496266 gene encoding dynein light chain Tctex-type 5-B-like: protein MSRRLSNLASSSLTRSEPITPKSRRMRGSIVASRLVAPFGGQGHTSSNVSDSTPFLEITSLGERSDGILHGKKLENTFKMGPDKTFKTAEIERATKEVLSENLKDVEYNATKCRELSQDVASKIMEKIKILGLKRYKVIAVVSIGSLKEKPGMQFGSRCLWNKNTDNFTSVKFSNDSIFSVAMVYGLYFE from the coding sequence ATGTCTCGCCGATTGTCCAatttagcatcatcatctttaaCCAGGAGTGAACCCATCACTCCAAAGAGTAGGCGCATGCGTGGTTCGATTGTTGCCTCGAGGCTTGTTGCACCTTTTGGAGGTCAAGGACACACATCGAGTAACGTCAGTGATTCGACACCGTTTTTAGAGATTACCTCCCTTGGCGAACGTTCTGATGGAATATTACACGGCAAAAAATTGGAAAACACTTTCAAAATGGGTCCCGATAAGACTTTTAAAACTGCGGAAATTGAACGCGCCACAAAAGAAGTGCTCAGTGAAAACTTAAAGGATGTTGAATATAATGCTACCAAGTGCAGAGAACTTAGTCAGGACGTTGCTTCAAAAATTAtggagaaaattaaaattttaggACTGAAACGTTATAAAGTAATCGCTGTAGTAAGTATAGGAAGTCTGAAAGAAAAACCGGGAATGCAATTCGGAAGCCGGTGTCTATGGAATAAAAACACGGATAATTTTACCAGTGTTAAATTTTCTAACGATTCAATATTTTCCGTTGCAATGGTTTATggtttatattttgaataa
- the LOC139494579 gene encoding putative leucine-rich repeat-containing protein DDB_G0290503 — protein sequence MNNLTELRPSDLLVHSSFIDSQFDPFDDLLSSQRQTNITIDVPSNTSNISNDTSITESIIKFIQEELLSLPKDSFVSKLIDKCQNAHCEIDDIRYALLEIAKCQHNFPYLNATLKKRLSPRKPNGESVENKLGSDCYALYLASLGEYTEDLRLTLNTRSHTQSARKMSTADENNQTHSSEFSQNLCLKESLVRIEREINTLKGDYTQEIEYLNKTVSVLVRENKQLVNANQKNNDRLRNFQNQISSLRENNENLAKTVNNMSVVTHEAEMTCKSNKLAIEKSSGTFRNKLDEYENSIQQLTTDVNKIKNDFKTVKLDVNELRSSVKSESCRINQLSDTRAQGVVSLKTKTNIMSDKLKEFDDELKKVNIDCCSHAKSISDLRKRIINTEKDVKVLDKSTKSYADILKSKSEQVKASAEALDNCNVIESDLSQSKEPIQRNSINEHSNSLVDSHTKHVRSSDVTNLSVLVKDIHAQSNIVNPAPSTSIENKIKNTNNNITGNEQNTNIKVHFPTSMCNPTTVDNFRGFVKKTRHRVSRFYVGGIDKHNSCEESMREYLAARGVNVTHLRYFDKQNRRTASAQLNIDAQCDGIRLFGLKAFF from the coding sequence ATGAACAATCTAACGGAACTTAGACCTAGCGATTTACTTGTTCACTCGAGTTTTATAGATAGCCAATTTGATCCTTTTGATGATCTTCTTTCGTCACAAAGACAAACTAACATTACAATAGATGTTCCTTCCAACACAAGCAACATAAGCAACGATACAAGCATAACAGAATCGATAATAAAATTTATCCAAGAAGAACTTTTATCTTTACCTAAAGACAGCTTTGTGTCTAAATTAATTGATAAATGCCAAAACGCTCACTGTGAAATTGACGACATTCGCTACGCACTTCTGGAAATTGCAAAATGTCAACATAACTTTCCATATCTGAATGCAACTCTTAAAAAGCGTCTTAGTCCTAGAAAACCAAACGGTGAATCAGTTGAAAACAAACTTGGTAGCGATTGCTATGCGCTTTATTTAGCATCACTCGGAGAATATACGGAAGATTTAAGATTAACACTTAATACTCGTTCGCATACGCAAAGTGCCCGAAAAATGTCTACAGCAGATGAAAATAACCAAACACATTCCAGCGAATTTTCTCAGAACTTGTGTCTGAAAGAGTCTCTCGTGCGCATAGAAAGAGAAATTAATACATTGAAAGGCGACTACACTCAGGAAATCGAATATCTTAATAAAACAGTATCTGTATTAGTACGAGAAAACAAGCAACTGGTCAACGCTAACCAGAAAAACAATGACCGGTTACGGAACTTTCAGAATCAAATTTCATCCTTACGAGAAAACAACGAAAACTTAGCTAAAACAGTAAACAACATGAGTGTCGTTACACATGAAGCGGAAATGACATGCAAATCAAATAAATTAGCAATTGAAAAAAGTTCAGGAACTTTCCGAAACAAACTGGATGAATACGAAAACAGCATTCAACAGTTAACaacagatgtaaacaaaataaaaaacgacTTTAAAACAGTAAAACTAGACGTTAATGAACTACGTTCAAGCGTGAAATCTGAGTCATGTAGAATTAACCAGCTAAGTGATACAAGAGCGCAAGGCGTTGTAAGTCTGAAAACAAAGACAAACATCATGAGTGATAAACTGAAAGAATTTGACGATGAACTCAAAAAAGTAAATATTGATTGTTGTTCTCATGCGAAGTCAATTAGTGATTTGCGAAAGCGTATCATAAACACCGAAAAAGATGTCAAAGTCCTTGACAAGTCTACAAAATCGTATGCAGACATTCTAAAATCTAAATCTGAACAAGTTAAAGCTTCGGCTGAAGCATTAGATAATTGCAATGTGATCGAATCCGATTTGAGTCAGTCCAAAGAGCCAATTCAAAGGAATTCCATTAATGAACATTCCAATTCTCTAGTTGACTCACACACAAAACACGTCAGATCCTCTGATGTTACGAATCTGTCCGTTTTAGTCAAAGACATACATGCACAAAGTAATATTGTTAATCCAGCTCCGTCTACttcaatagaaaataaaatcaagaaCACCAACAACAATATAACtggaaatgaacaaaatacaaatataaaagtgCATTTTCCAACTTCCATGTGTAATCCCACAACCGTTgacaattttcgtggatttgttaaaaaaacaagaCACCGTGTATCCAGATTCTACGTAGGTGGTATCGACAAACACAATTCATGTGAAGAATCTATGCGTGAATATCTCGCTGCAAGAGGTGTTAATGTAACacatttaagatattttgataaacaaaatcgACGAACAGCTTCTGCACAACTTAATATCGATGCTCAATGTGACGGGATCCGTCTTTTTGGCCTGAAGGCATTTTTCTAA
- the LOC139494580 gene encoding uncharacterized protein, with translation MSNIEFYDSYIKICVEKSKTDLYRRGNSVIIAATGTDLCPVLWLKRYIDLAKLNLHSDNYISRALSYLKSKAVYKLCSINNPLSYTRAREILLESLTDIDIDKSKFGLHSLRSGGASTGANRGVSDRLLKAHGRWASDKAKDGYIKDTLKSQMAVSLNLGI, from the coding sequence ATGAGCAATATTGAATTTTATGACAGTTATATAAAAATTTGTGTTGAGAAAAGTAAAACTGATTTATATAGAAGGGGTAATTCTGTTATTATAGCTGCTACAGGTACAGATTTGTGTCCAGTTCTTTGGTTGAAAAGGTACATCGATTTAGCTAAGTTGAATTTGCATTCAGATAATTATATTTCTAGGGCGCTTTCTTACTTAAAATCAAAAGCTGTTTATAAATTATGCAGTATTAATAATCCATTGTCATATACTAGAGCTAGGGAGATTTTGTTAGAGAGTTTGACAGACATTGATATAGATAAGTCCAAGTTTGGGCTCCATAGTTTAAGAAGTGGTGGTGCATCCACTGGCGCAAATCGAGGCGTATCTGATAGGTTACTTAAAGCTCATGGTAGATGGGCTTCTGATAAAGCTAAAGATGGGTATATAAAAGACACTTTAAAATCTCAGATGGCTGTCTCTCTGAATCTTGGTATATAA